In Pseudomonas sp. MM213, a genomic segment contains:
- a CDS encoding aldehyde dehydrogenase — protein MGDLLTKAEYAAIAKDISFPCNAFINGAFKPAISGKTFATNNPATGEFLADVAACASADVDLAVSNAKEAFEDGRWRSISPKERKTVLLKFADLLERHSHELAVLESLDSGKPVSECQLVDVPDTIHTLRWHAELIDKIYDNTAPVGSDALTMVVREPIGVVGCVLPWNFPLLMLAWKIGPALAAGCSVIVKPAEQTTLTTLRVAQLAFEAGVPAGVLNIVTGTGKEVGEPIGLHHDVDMVSFTGSTATGRRFLHYAADSNLKRIVLECGGKNPAVVMDDAQNLDLVAQHVVNGAFWNMGENCSATSRLIVHASVKDELLERMGAYIREWKMGDPLDPQNRVGALVSPEHFAKVKSYLEHASVGKLDVVYGGSTEDGAFVEPTVIDGVAPESRLFQEEIFGPILSVTTFSSISEAIALANDTVYGLAASVYTGSLRRAIKLAREIRAGIVTVNCFGEGDASTPFGGYKESGFGGRDKSIFAHDQYTEIKTIWIDVSDRSDEENEK, from the coding sequence ATGGGTGATCTCCTGACCAAGGCCGAATACGCCGCCATCGCCAAAGACATTTCGTTCCCCTGCAATGCCTTCATCAACGGCGCGTTCAAACCCGCGATCTCGGGCAAAACCTTCGCCACGAACAATCCGGCGACCGGTGAGTTTCTGGCAGACGTCGCCGCTTGCGCGTCGGCAGATGTCGATCTCGCGGTCAGCAACGCCAAGGAAGCGTTTGAGGATGGCCGCTGGAGATCCATTTCTCCAAAAGAGCGCAAAACCGTCCTGTTGAAGTTTGCCGATTTGCTTGAACGGCATAGCCACGAACTGGCCGTCCTTGAGAGTCTCGACAGCGGCAAGCCAGTCAGCGAGTGCCAGTTGGTCGATGTGCCGGACACCATTCATACGCTGCGCTGGCACGCCGAGTTGATCGACAAGATTTATGACAACACCGCCCCTGTGGGCAGTGACGCGCTGACCATGGTCGTGCGTGAACCCATCGGGGTGGTGGGCTGCGTGCTGCCCTGGAACTTCCCGCTGCTGATGCTGGCCTGGAAAATCGGCCCGGCACTTGCCGCAGGCTGTTCGGTGATCGTCAAACCCGCCGAGCAGACCACGCTGACGACGTTGCGTGTGGCGCAACTCGCGTTCGAGGCGGGCGTCCCCGCCGGTGTGCTCAACATTGTCACCGGCACCGGGAAAGAGGTCGGCGAGCCGATCGGCCTGCATCACGACGTCGACATGGTGAGCTTCACCGGCTCCACCGCGACCGGCCGCCGTTTCCTGCACTACGCAGCCGATTCGAACCTGAAACGCATCGTTCTCGAGTGCGGCGGGAAAAACCCGGCCGTGGTGATGGACGATGCGCAAAACCTCGACCTCGTCGCTCAGCATGTCGTCAACGGCGCGTTCTGGAACATGGGCGAGAACTGCTCCGCAACCTCGCGGCTGATCGTCCACGCGTCTGTGAAGGATGAACTGCTGGAACGCATGGGCGCCTACATCCGCGAATGGAAAATGGGTGATCCACTCGACCCGCAAAACCGCGTCGGCGCGTTGGTCAGCCCCGAACATTTCGCGAAAGTGAAGTCGTACCTTGAGCATGCCAGCGTCGGCAAACTTGACGTTGTGTACGGCGGTAGCACCGAAGACGGTGCGTTCGTCGAGCCGACCGTGATTGACGGTGTCGCGCCAGAGAGTCGGTTGTTCCAGGAAGAGATCTTCGGTCCGATTCTGTCGGTCACCACGTTCAGCTCGATTTCTGAAGCCATTGCCCTGGCCAATGACACGGTGTACGGCCTGGCCGCCTCGGTTTACACCGGCAGTTTGCGTCGTGCCATCAAGTTGGCGAGGGAGATTCGCGCCGGGATCGTCACCGTGAACTGCTTCGGCGAGGGCGATGCTTCCACGCCGTTTGGCGGCTACAAGGAGTCCGGGTTCGGCGGTCGGGACAAATCGATTTTTGCCCACGATCAATACACCGAAATCAAAACCATCTGGATCGATGTGTCTGATCGGTCGGATGAAGAGAACGAAAAATGA